Sequence from the Pseudomonadota bacterium genome:
GATGTCTTCTATTTCCATATCCAGAATATTGATGAATAAGATCCTCTTATGGAGGGAGGTCCCCTGATTCAGCAGTAACTTGCACGTTTCGGCAACCTCCATGCTTGCTATTATTGCAGGCGTAAAGGAGGGATTGCCTAACACCTTTTCCATCCCCCTGACTTCACTGCGCTGGCCATATATCTTCTGGATTGTCTGGTCCCCTGGCAATTGGGTGGTAATTTGTCCATACCAGCCACCAATAGCTCCATGAATTAGAGGAATCCCCAGTGTTTCACAGGTTTCTGCCAGCTCAATCCGTGTAGGTATGTTACCCAGGGCGTCTACGGCAACATTAATATCATGGAGAAGTTCCACGCCATTGGCTTTTGAAAAGGCATCTTTAATAGGTATTAAATGTACAGCAGGGTTTATATCCCTCACCCTTGCCTCTGCTACTTCTGCCTTGGATTTACCTAATACAGGGATGCTGCATAATATCTGGCGGTTCAGGTTATGTTCTTCGAACACATCAGGATCAATAGCCTTTATATTGCCAATGCCAAGCCGGGCCAGTTCTTCGATAATGTACCCTCCTAATCCCCCGCAACCGATAACGGCAACCTTACTTTGGAATAACGTTAATTGCTGTGCCGTCGAGATGGTCTGCCTGTTCCGCTGATAACGGGAAGGCAGTATATTCAATTTAAGGGCTGTCTCTTCTACCTGACCGAATGTTAAGCCAAAATGTTCTCCGGCCTCTACCTGTGCCTGCCAGGGTAATAAATCCCCCTGAACGTGAGCCAGCAAGAAATCGTGTAATGCTTCCATTTCATCCTCCTCCAACCGGGGGGAAAAGGCCTATCGTATCCCCGTCAGTAAGTGTATCATGTATATCGGCATGGTGACCATTGACAAAGATCAAGGTTACTTCCTCTTCGGGAATCCCGAGTTCTTTAATTACCTGGTCAATCGTGACACCAGGACTAAATTCGAGGGTTTCTATATCGAACCGTCCTGTTCGCAGCGTGGCGAATAGTTTTATTGTGATGCGCATAATTATACTTTCCAAGAGAGAATATCATAGAGCAAACCCAAAAACAATTCTCTGTTCTCATCCCCTACCCTGTTAAAACTGTGAGGTAAACCCAATCACACCAGGCTGGTAGGTTACTTTTTTGTAATACGCTACGTTCAACAGGCTTCCCGCCAAGGAGTATCTCCTTGCATCCCCTCCAGAAATTATCAGGTTGTTTTGTCAGGAAAGCTGAAAGTTCAGTAGATTTCACGAAAATACCCCTTTTTAGAAGAAGGAGCCCCAGCTCGTCAATCAGGAGGTTATAAAGTTTTAAACTGATCAGCCCTTCTTTGCTCAGATAATTGCTATGCTTTTCTTCATAGGTAATTGAACTCCTCAAAGATGAGTATACTCCCTCACGCCTCATGGTGGCACCAACTAAACCGGGCATGGCGGCAGAAAGGGCAAGGCTGGAACCATCTTTAATGATGGCTGATTCAATATCATCAACGGGTTTTCCATCAAGGAAGATGGTGCTGATCCTTCCCATGACATATGCAGGGGTTAGCCCTAATTCTTCACAGAGCAAGGTTTTAATGATAATACCTACCCTGCATTTTACCATGAATCCACCTTGCAGGATTTCAAAAAATTTTGGAAATAGGACAGGTTCAATCGTTAAACATAGATTCTTTAAATTATTGGTAAATGTATTTTTATTTTGCACCTTTTTTGTCCTATTTTTATATAAAAGAAAAAGGAAGAGGCTTCTCGCTCGGTATGCCTCTTCCTTTAACTTAAATCATAGTTATTGCTTTACCAGTTGAATACCTTATCCAGATCCTCATCCTTTACCTGGAATGTCACATTATGAGGGAGTAATGGTTGTGTTTTAAAGAATGGAGGCAAGCGGTCCTGTTCTTTTGTAAAGCCTGCCCTTATATTAAAATCCCTCTCCATTTTCAGAACCTTTTTCCCGAGCTCCACTACATCATCGGCGGTTAAGTTGAGTCCGTAGAAGGCATTGATCAAATCAAGCAAAGCCTGGAAGGTTTCGGGCTGGTCCATAATAGCAAAGGCGATAAACAGGCACATGCCTGTGGAGTCAATAGCAGCAGTTGCAATCTGGAGGTTTCTGGAAAGGTCTATCTGCCCTTCTGGTTTCAGAGGATCCACAAAACCTCCTACCTTGAGGATGTTCGTGGCTACTGCATACCCTGCAGTATGGTCAGCTCCCATCGGGGTTGTGGCATAGGTTACACCAATACCCTGTACTGCCCGTGGATCATAGGCAGGCATAGCCTGGCCCTTGACCACAGGAACTCTCTCCACGCCGAATACTCTGCCTGTTATGGCTGCTCCACTTCCGATTATACGTCCTAAGGGTGTACCCTTACCAACCTCTTTTATCAGGTTGATAGCACCATCAGCATCACCGAATTTAAGGAGGCCAGCTTCCATGGCTACTCCGATGGTAGCACCCATCTCTATTGTATCCAGTCCTATATTATCATCGAGAAAGTCCAGCATAGCAATCTTGTCCAGGTCATCTATTCCACAGTTTGCGCCATGTGCCCAGACAGTCTCATATTCAGGCTGTTTCGTCAGGTAATGGCCATCTTTATCGTTATAGATACCGGAGCAGCGGATGACACAGCCGTGATGGCAAGCATGGGTTGCCACTCCACCGCGCTCAGTTTCTAATGCTGCCTCTGTCTCTCCGCTAATCTTTGAAGTCCCTTGAAACCTTCCTTCTTTGAAGTTGTAAGTAGGATAACCTCCGGCTTCGTTAAGGATATTCGCGAGGATGTTTGTACCATAGGCAGGCAGAGCTTCCCCTGTTACCCCGTGTTTCCTGAGACCATCTGTGAATGCCTTGTTCGCTTCTTTAAATTTCTCCGGGTCTTTTGGCTGGCGCATGTTCATGTCTGTATCATCAAGGACAATAACCTTCACACCCTTTGAACCCATTACAGCTCCCACGCCACCCCGTCCTGCATGCCTTGTCGGCCTCAATTCAGTATCGGTGCATGCTACTGATGCAGCGTTCAGCTTCATCTCTCCTGCAGGGCCGATAGAAATGCAGGCAATCTTTTCGCCAAACTCCTTTTTTATTTTTTCCACTGTATCGTAATTACCCAGCATCTTGAGGCTATTATCGGTTGTGATACGAACGCCATCTTTGTTGATAAATATTTTGTAGAGGTCATCACCCTTGGGTTTTCCCTCAAGCACGATGGCCCCATAGCCCAGCCTGGCAAGCACCTGGGATGGTTGTCCTCCAGCATTAGACTCCTTAATACCACCGGTCAGAGGACTCTTGCATCCCATAGAGATTCTTCCTGTCATTGAACCTGCAGTCCCACTCAGAAGACCCGGGGCAATGACAAGCTTATTAGTATCGCTTAATGGGTGACAGTCAGGTGGCACCTCCTTTGAGACTATGGCAGAGGTAAGTCCTCTTCCTCCTAATCCAGCATAATCACCGAAGGGAACTGCAGTGGCTTTTGGGCCCCCTTCGGCTCCCATATTAATTCTCAAAATCTTGTCCATAGCTTTCCCTCCTTAATTATTTTTTGAATTTCTTCCAGTTTTTTGAGCCGATATAGAGAAGTAAAGAAAATCGAACAATAATATCATAAAATTACAGTCCGTATCCTATTCAAAGTGTACACCATACCAATATTTTTGCAACAGAAAACTTTTGTCCTGAAAGCGTTGACTTTCATACCCGCTATTTTGTGAGGATTCCTCCTCCTCCCGAATAAAAGATGCCTGCCACTGCCCCTGTTATGAAACACGCCACATTTGAGGCAAGAAGCGCCCATAATCCGAGGATAGAAATATCTTTTGTTCGTTCAGGGACGAGGCTTGATGTCCCGCCAACGAATATTGCAAGGGATGGTATATGGGCAAATCCACAAAGTGCATAGGTTGCAATCACTATGCTTCTTTGATACATAATCTTTCCTTCTTTTACCAGAAGTGCAAGGTCCTGATAGGATTTTACCTCTGTCTCTATAATCCTTTCCCCTATAATTTTTGCTATTGCCGGGGCGTCTTCATAAGGCACCCCCATGGCGAGGGTAAATGGGTAAAAGAGGTATGTTAAAAGTGTATGGAGGGTGATATCTATATTTGCCTTAAGCATTGAACCTGTCAATTTCCCCAGATAGAGCAGGCCTTATCAACAAGGGAGATTAACCCGATAAAGGCAATTAAAAGTGCACCTATACTCACAACCATTTTAACCCCGGTCATGGAGCCGTTTATGATTGCCTCTATTGCATTACTTGCCTTTTCATACTCTACCTTTACCACCTTTCCAAGGGTCAAAGGTTTCTCTGTTTCAGGGATTACTACTTTACTCGCCAGTATCGCCGCAGGCGCCAGAAGGATTGAAGCAGAGATGAGGTGACCTGCTACTCTCGGGAATGTATCGGATAGTATGATTACATAAAGTCCGAGTACGCTCGATGCGATTGTCGCCATCCCTGTTGTAAGCACAACCATTAATTCTGATTTTGTCATCGCCTTGAGATAAGGCCTAACAGTCAGATTGGATTCTATTCCAAGAAAGATTTGAGCTGATGCACATAGCGCCTCTGCACCGCTAATCCCCATAACCTTTACAAACACACGGGCAAAGATATGTATGATTTTTTCCATAATACCGATGTAGTAGAGAAATTCCATCAATGCGGCAAAAAAGATAATCGAAGGGAGTGCTTGAAATGCAAGGATAAAACCGAGTGAGCCCTCTTTGCCGGGGGTAATCGCAAGCCTTCCAAAAACAAACTGCGTTCCCGCAAATGAGCTGTCAATAATCTTCATTGTAAAATCATTAAGAAACAGGAAAAATTTCGTACCCACAGGGATGAGAAATACAAAAAGGGCAAAGGCAATCTGAAGTAGTATCCCCCAGATAATAACCTTTAAACTTATTTGCCTTTTATTTTTTGAGAACAGAAACAAAAACCCGATGAAAATCAGGATTCCTAACATTGATACAAAATTGTAAATACCCACCGGCATACTCTCCTAAAGGAATGTATGTGCAGCTTAGGATAACAGTAATTAAGATAATTGGCAAGCAGAGAAAGAATAAACCAGTAAGCAGTAGGAAGTATGCAGTAGGCAGGTTAAAAACCAGCAGACAGTAGGAAGTAAACAGTATGAAATTGCTGCTTACTGCTTACTCCATACTGCCTACTGTTGCTAAAGCAACCGATACGGCAATGCCCTCTTTGCCCACTCACTTTGCGGGTATTCTTTTGTAAGCCTTTCGTATGCTTGTTTCAAGGGTTTTCTCTCATGTGTAGTTTTAAAGTTACTCACCCCGTGTAAATAGACTGCTTCGGGTGCGGCACCACTTTTTGGATAATCCTTCAAAATCTTCTCAAGGTTTGAGATTGCATCCTTGAATTGGTCAAGTTCAAAGTGGACCTTTGCGATGCCAAGTAGTAGTGAAGGGATCAATTCTTCAGGGGGAAGAAAACCGACTGTCCGGTAATGTTCCTTGCCATTTTTGTCAAGGACTACAAGGGTGGGAGTCCATTTAATAGTAAAATCAGTAGCCAGTGGTTCTAAGTTGTATGGCACGCGTAGCGGTATGATGTTTTTTGTAATGAATTCAATCACATTTTTATCCGGATACGTAACTGCATCCATCTGTTGACAGCCAATTCAGCCGGGGTTGAAAAAATCGAGTAATACAGGTTTGTTTTCAAATCTCGCTTGTTTTTTGGCTGCCTTCATCTCTGTTTCCCATTTAATTTTATTCTCCATAGCGCCCTC
This genomic interval carries:
- a CDS encoding HesA/MoeB/ThiF family protein, giving the protein MEALHDFLLAHVQGDLLPWQAQVEAGEHFGLTFGQVEETALKLNILPSRYQRNRQTISTAQQLTLFQSKVAVIGCGGLGGYIIEELARLGIGNIKAIDPDVFEEHNLNRQILCSIPVLGKSKAEVAEARVRDINPAVHLIPIKDAFSKANGVELLHDINVAVDALGNIPTRIELAETCETLGIPLIHGAIGGWYGQITTQLPGDQTIQKIYGQRSEVRGMEKVLGNPSFTPAIIASMEVAETCKLLLNQGTSLHKRILFINILDMEIEDI
- a CDS encoding MoaD/ThiS family protein, translating into MESIIMRITIKLFATLRTGRFDIETLEFSPGVTIDQVIKELGIPEEEVTLIFVNGHHADIHDTLTDGDTIGLFPPVGGG
- a CDS encoding aldehyde ferredoxin oxidoreductase → MDKILRINMGAEGGPKATAVPFGDYAGLGGRGLTSAIVSKEVPPDCHPLSDTNKLVIAPGLLSGTAGSMTGRISMGCKSPLTGGIKESNAGGQPSQVLARLGYGAIVLEGKPKGDDLYKIFINKDGVRITTDNSLKMLGNYDTVEKIKKEFGEKIACISIGPAGEMKLNAASVACTDTELRPTRHAGRGGVGAVMGSKGVKVIVLDDTDMNMRQPKDPEKFKEANKAFTDGLRKHGVTGEALPAYGTNILANILNEAGGYPTYNFKEGRFQGTSKISGETEAALETERGGVATHACHHGCVIRCSGIYNDKDGHYLTKQPEYETVWAHGANCGIDDLDKIAMLDFLDDNIGLDTIEMGATIGVAMEAGLLKFGDADGAINLIKEVGKGTPLGRIIGSGAAITGRVFGVERVPVVKGQAMPAYDPRAVQGIGVTYATTPMGADHTAGYAVATNILKVGGFVDPLKPEGQIDLSRNLQIATAAIDSTGMCLFIAFAIMDQPETFQALLDLINAFYGLNLTADDVVELGKKVLKMERDFNIRAGFTKEQDRLPPFFKTQPLLPHNVTFQVKDEDLDKVFNW
- a CDS encoding tetratricopeptide repeat protein, which encodes MDAVTYPDKNVIEFITKNIIPLRVPYNLEPLATDFTIKWTPTLVVLDKNGKEHYRTVGFLPPEELIPSLLLGIAKVHFELDQFKDAISNLEKILKDYPKSGAAPEAVYLHGVSNFKTTHERKPLKQAYERLTKEYPQSEWAKRALPYRLL